A stretch of Oryza brachyantha chromosome 4, ObraRS2, whole genome shotgun sequence DNA encodes these proteins:
- the LOC102710969 gene encoding calmodulin-binding transcription activator 4 isoform X1, translating to MSLSFDINVLHKEAKSRWLKPSEVYYILQNHERFPITPEPPKKPPSGSLFIYNRRVNRYFRRDGHAWRRKKDGRTVGEAHERLKVGNVDALSCYYAHGEQNPCFQRRCFWMLEPAYEHIVLVQYREVGAAEGRYNSASLLNGPAESLSVLSHPNAAYGNQYLGSTSGVSDGSESRQSYSNLSSVTEVSSYSANNEYNNDTGILQSIPELGQSIAVGGPACGQSSLEQNIEVCRVDNGNPTNKSGLNRALKQIVEQLSLGDDEDDDYIYVNQIQPFDFITNIEAPDRQRGHASTNVSGDDQAKQIRAEEMQNGLGRGISSSWEDVLQSSSGFPAPSIYQSGAHYPQNSEYQPLGSLYNSDMQQISAAKRFLLGPEDIDSPSYNYVTREEVNNGDYTLSAHENSLQSSLNPDWKRTAPLTLQSTSHGSEISGLLFDHHQFESLSSGENTRLTLGQKQRFSIREVSPDWAYCYEITKVIITGDFLFDPSSSCWAVMFGDSEVPVEIVQPGVLRCHTPLHSSGKLTICVTSGNREICSEVKDFEFRTKSTSSSSLDIPPSSRSLKSIEELLLLAKFVRMLLCENGSHVNSNSDPQSGQCPKLKMNDEHWQRLIDELKGGCENPLNVTDWIMEQLLKSKLQQWLSVRLQGYDGTACSLSKHEQGIIHLISALGYEWALSSVLSAGVGVNFRDTNGWTALHWAACFGREKMVAALLAAGGSAPAVTDPTAQDPVGKTAAFLASERGHMGLAAYLSEVSLTTYLASLTIEETDTSKGSAVVEAERAVESISQRNPQLHGGTEDELSLKDSLAAVRNAAQAAARIQNAFRAFSFRKRQQKTARLKDEYGMTQEEIDELAAASRSYYQSLAPNGQFYDKAAVSIQKKYKGWKGRRHFLNMRRNAVKIQAHVRGHQVRKKYKTFVSTVSVLEKVILRWRRKGHGLRGFRAEQTAMTEAGEEDGDDDDDDFNDDEAVKMFRRQKVDESVKEAMSRVLSMVDSPEARMQYRRMLEEFRQATAE from the exons GTTTTGACATCAACGTGCTTCATAAAGAAGCAAAGAGCAGGTGGCTAAAGCCTTCTGAAGTCTACTATATCTTGCAGAATCATGAGAGGTTCCCAATCACCCCCGAACCGCCAAAGAAGCCACCGA GTGGTTCTCTATTCATCTATAACCGCCGTGTGAATCGGTATTTTCGGAGAGATGGACATGCATGGCGGAGGAAAAAGGATGGAAGAACTGTTGGGGAGGCTCATGAACGATTGAAG GTTGGAAATGTTGATGCTCTGAGTTGTTATTATGCCCACGGAGAGCAAAATCCATGTTTTCAGAGGCGATGTTTCTGGATGCTGGAACC TGCATATGAACACATTGTGCTGGTACAATATAGAGAAGTAGGAGCAGCTGAG GGTAGATATAATTCAGCATCGTTATTGAATGGGCCAGCAGAATCTCTTTCAGTCTTGAGTCATCCAAATGCTGCATATGGAAACCAATATCTTGGTTCCACTTCTGGTGTTAGTGATGGTAGTGAATCCCGTCAGAGTTATTCTAATTTGAGCTCTGTAACAGAGGTAAGTTCCTATTCTGCGAACAATGAGTACAACAATGACACTGGTATTCTGCAAAGCATTCCGGAGCTTGGCCAGTCAATTGCAGTGGGTGGACCGGCATGTGGCCAGAGTAGCCTGGAGCAAAATATTGAAGTTTGCCGGGTAGATAATGGTAATCCAACCAATAAATCTGGGCTCAACCGAGCTTTGAAGCAGATTGTTGAGCAATTAAGCTTGGgtgatgatgaagatgatgacTACATTTACGTAAACCAAATACAGCCTTTTGACTTTATTACAAATATTGAAGCTCCAGATAGGCAGCGTGGTCATGCAAGCACAAATGTTTCAG GTGACGACCAAGCAAAACAAATTCGAGCAGAGGAAATGCAAAATGGTTTAGGTAGGGGAATATCATCATCATGGGAAGATGTGTTGCAATCCAGTTCAGGTTTTCCAGCTCCGTCTATATACCAG TCAGGTGCCCACTATCCACAAAATTCAGAATATCAGCCACTAGGAAGTCTGTACAATAGTGATATGCAGCAAATTTCGGCTGCTAAAAGATTTCTTTTAGGACCAGAAGATATTGATTCACCATCTTATAACTATGTGACTAGAGAAGAAGTAAACAATGGCGATTATACCCTTTCAGCTCATGAAAATAGTCTTCAGAGCAGTCTGAACCCAGATTGGAAAAGGACAGCGCCTCTAACACTTCAAAGCACTTCGCATGGCTCTGAAATATCTGGGTTATTATTTGACCATCATCAGTTTGAATCATTGTCCTCTGGTGAAAATACAAGACTGACCTTGGGTCAAAAGCAGCGGTTTAGCATCCGTGAGGTGTCTCCGGACTGGGCGTATTGCTATGAGATCACCAAG GTCATCATTACTGGAGATTTCTTGTTTGATCCATCAAGCTCCTGTTGGGCAGTAATGTTTGGTGATAGTGAGGTTCCTGTTGAAATTGTTCAGCCAGGTGTTCTACGCTGCCACACACCATTACATAGTAGCGGGAAACTAACAATCTGTGTTACCTCTGGAAATAGAGAAATTTGCAGTGAAGTCAAAGACTTTGAGTTCCGCACAAAGTCAACATCTTCTAGTTCCCTAGacattccaccatcatctagATCTCTGAAGTCTATCGAAGAGTTGTTACTTCTTGCAAAATTTGTAAGAATGCTATTGTGTGAGAATGGAAGTCATGTCAATTCAAATAGTGATCCTCAGTCTGGACAGTGTCCAAAACTTAAGATGAATGATGAGCACTGGCAGCGGTTGATAGATGAACTCAAAGGAGGATGTGAGAATCCATTAAATGTAACTGATTGGATTATGGAGCAACTTCTTAAAAGTAAATTGCAGCAGTGGTTATCAGTTAGGCTACAAGGATATGATGGCACAGCCTGTTCCCTGTCCAAGCATGAGCAGGGTATTATACACTTGATCTCTGCACTAGGCTATGAGTGGGCACTCTCTTCAGTTCTCAGTGCTGGTGTTGGTGTAAATTTTCGTGATACAAATGGATGGACAGCACTTCATTGGGCTGCTTGTTTTGGAAG ggAAAAGATGGTTGCTGCACTTCTTGCTGCTGGTGGATCCGCTCCAGCAGTCACAGATCCCACTGCACAAGATCCAGTGGGAAAAACAGCAGCATTCCTGGCTTCTGAACGAGGACACATGGGCCTTGCAGCCTATCTTTCAGAAGTGTCACTAACTACCTATCTTGCATCACTCACTATAGAAGAGACTGACACTTCAAAAGGATCAGCTGTGGTTGAAGCGGAGAGAGCAGTAGAGAGCATATCTCAGAGGAATCCCCAGCTGCATGGTGGTACAGAAGATGAGCTCTCGTTAAAGGACTCTTTGGCAGCCGTGAGAAATGCGGCTCAAGCAGCTGCTCGCATTCAAAATGCTTTCCGTGCATTCTCTTTCAGGAAGAGACAACAAAAGACAGCCCGACTTAAGGATGAATATGGGATGACCCAAGAAGAAATCGATGAACTTGCAGCTGCATCAAGGTCGTATTACCAATCTCTTGCTCCAAATGGTCAGTTTTATGACAAAGCAGCCGTATCAATTCAGAAGAAATACAAAGGTTGGAAGGGACGCAGACATTTTCTCAACATGCGCAGAAATGCAGTTAAAATACAG GCTCATGTTAGAGGCCATCAAGTGAGAAAGAAATACAAGACTTTTGTTAGCACGGTAAGTGTGCTAGAGAAAGTGATACTGAGGTGGCGTCGGAAAGGACATGGTCTACGTGGCTTCCGAGCTGAGCAAACAGCAATGACTGAAGCAGGAGAGGAAGATggggatgatgatgatgacgactTCAATGATGATGAGGCGGTCAAGATGTTTCGTCGGCAGAAGGTTGATGAATCAGTCAAGGAGGCTATGTCAAGAGTGTTGTCCATGGTAGACTCTCCTGAAGCAAGGATGCAATACCGTCGAATGCTTGAGGAATTTCGACAAGCCACT GCTGAATAG
- the LOC102710969 gene encoding calmodulin-binding transcription activator 4 isoform X2 — MLEPAYEHIVLVQYREVGAAEGRYNSASLLNGPAESLSVLSHPNAAYGNQYLGSTSGVSDGSESRQSYSNLSSVTEVSSYSANNEYNNDTGILQSIPELGQSIAVGGPACGQSSLEQNIEVCRVDNGNPTNKSGLNRALKQIVEQLSLGDDEDDDYIYVNQIQPFDFITNIEAPDRQRGHASTNVSGDDQAKQIRAEEMQNGLGRGISSSWEDVLQSSSGFPAPSIYQSGAHYPQNSEYQPLGSLYNSDMQQISAAKRFLLGPEDIDSPSYNYVTREEVNNGDYTLSAHENSLQSSLNPDWKRTAPLTLQSTSHGSEISGLLFDHHQFESLSSGENTRLTLGQKQRFSIREVSPDWAYCYEITKVIITGDFLFDPSSSCWAVMFGDSEVPVEIVQPGVLRCHTPLHSSGKLTICVTSGNREICSEVKDFEFRTKSTSSSSLDIPPSSRSLKSIEELLLLAKFVRMLLCENGSHVNSNSDPQSGQCPKLKMNDEHWQRLIDELKGGCENPLNVTDWIMEQLLKSKLQQWLSVRLQGYDGTACSLSKHEQGIIHLISALGYEWALSSVLSAGVGVNFRDTNGWTALHWAACFGREKMVAALLAAGGSAPAVTDPTAQDPVGKTAAFLASERGHMGLAAYLSEVSLTTYLASLTIEETDTSKGSAVVEAERAVESISQRNPQLHGGTEDELSLKDSLAAVRNAAQAAARIQNAFRAFSFRKRQQKTARLKDEYGMTQEEIDELAAASRSYYQSLAPNGQFYDKAAVSIQKKYKGWKGRRHFLNMRRNAVKIQAHVRGHQVRKKYKTFVSTVSVLEKVILRWRRKGHGLRGFRAEQTAMTEAGEEDGDDDDDDFNDDEAVKMFRRQKVDESVKEAMSRVLSMVDSPEARMQYRRMLEEFRQATAE, encoded by the exons ATGCTGGAACC TGCATATGAACACATTGTGCTGGTACAATATAGAGAAGTAGGAGCAGCTGAG GGTAGATATAATTCAGCATCGTTATTGAATGGGCCAGCAGAATCTCTTTCAGTCTTGAGTCATCCAAATGCTGCATATGGAAACCAATATCTTGGTTCCACTTCTGGTGTTAGTGATGGTAGTGAATCCCGTCAGAGTTATTCTAATTTGAGCTCTGTAACAGAGGTAAGTTCCTATTCTGCGAACAATGAGTACAACAATGACACTGGTATTCTGCAAAGCATTCCGGAGCTTGGCCAGTCAATTGCAGTGGGTGGACCGGCATGTGGCCAGAGTAGCCTGGAGCAAAATATTGAAGTTTGCCGGGTAGATAATGGTAATCCAACCAATAAATCTGGGCTCAACCGAGCTTTGAAGCAGATTGTTGAGCAATTAAGCTTGGgtgatgatgaagatgatgacTACATTTACGTAAACCAAATACAGCCTTTTGACTTTATTACAAATATTGAAGCTCCAGATAGGCAGCGTGGTCATGCAAGCACAAATGTTTCAG GTGACGACCAAGCAAAACAAATTCGAGCAGAGGAAATGCAAAATGGTTTAGGTAGGGGAATATCATCATCATGGGAAGATGTGTTGCAATCCAGTTCAGGTTTTCCAGCTCCGTCTATATACCAG TCAGGTGCCCACTATCCACAAAATTCAGAATATCAGCCACTAGGAAGTCTGTACAATAGTGATATGCAGCAAATTTCGGCTGCTAAAAGATTTCTTTTAGGACCAGAAGATATTGATTCACCATCTTATAACTATGTGACTAGAGAAGAAGTAAACAATGGCGATTATACCCTTTCAGCTCATGAAAATAGTCTTCAGAGCAGTCTGAACCCAGATTGGAAAAGGACAGCGCCTCTAACACTTCAAAGCACTTCGCATGGCTCTGAAATATCTGGGTTATTATTTGACCATCATCAGTTTGAATCATTGTCCTCTGGTGAAAATACAAGACTGACCTTGGGTCAAAAGCAGCGGTTTAGCATCCGTGAGGTGTCTCCGGACTGGGCGTATTGCTATGAGATCACCAAG GTCATCATTACTGGAGATTTCTTGTTTGATCCATCAAGCTCCTGTTGGGCAGTAATGTTTGGTGATAGTGAGGTTCCTGTTGAAATTGTTCAGCCAGGTGTTCTACGCTGCCACACACCATTACATAGTAGCGGGAAACTAACAATCTGTGTTACCTCTGGAAATAGAGAAATTTGCAGTGAAGTCAAAGACTTTGAGTTCCGCACAAAGTCAACATCTTCTAGTTCCCTAGacattccaccatcatctagATCTCTGAAGTCTATCGAAGAGTTGTTACTTCTTGCAAAATTTGTAAGAATGCTATTGTGTGAGAATGGAAGTCATGTCAATTCAAATAGTGATCCTCAGTCTGGACAGTGTCCAAAACTTAAGATGAATGATGAGCACTGGCAGCGGTTGATAGATGAACTCAAAGGAGGATGTGAGAATCCATTAAATGTAACTGATTGGATTATGGAGCAACTTCTTAAAAGTAAATTGCAGCAGTGGTTATCAGTTAGGCTACAAGGATATGATGGCACAGCCTGTTCCCTGTCCAAGCATGAGCAGGGTATTATACACTTGATCTCTGCACTAGGCTATGAGTGGGCACTCTCTTCAGTTCTCAGTGCTGGTGTTGGTGTAAATTTTCGTGATACAAATGGATGGACAGCACTTCATTGGGCTGCTTGTTTTGGAAG ggAAAAGATGGTTGCTGCACTTCTTGCTGCTGGTGGATCCGCTCCAGCAGTCACAGATCCCACTGCACAAGATCCAGTGGGAAAAACAGCAGCATTCCTGGCTTCTGAACGAGGACACATGGGCCTTGCAGCCTATCTTTCAGAAGTGTCACTAACTACCTATCTTGCATCACTCACTATAGAAGAGACTGACACTTCAAAAGGATCAGCTGTGGTTGAAGCGGAGAGAGCAGTAGAGAGCATATCTCAGAGGAATCCCCAGCTGCATGGTGGTACAGAAGATGAGCTCTCGTTAAAGGACTCTTTGGCAGCCGTGAGAAATGCGGCTCAAGCAGCTGCTCGCATTCAAAATGCTTTCCGTGCATTCTCTTTCAGGAAGAGACAACAAAAGACAGCCCGACTTAAGGATGAATATGGGATGACCCAAGAAGAAATCGATGAACTTGCAGCTGCATCAAGGTCGTATTACCAATCTCTTGCTCCAAATGGTCAGTTTTATGACAAAGCAGCCGTATCAATTCAGAAGAAATACAAAGGTTGGAAGGGACGCAGACATTTTCTCAACATGCGCAGAAATGCAGTTAAAATACAG GCTCATGTTAGAGGCCATCAAGTGAGAAAGAAATACAAGACTTTTGTTAGCACGGTAAGTGTGCTAGAGAAAGTGATACTGAGGTGGCGTCGGAAAGGACATGGTCTACGTGGCTTCCGAGCTGAGCAAACAGCAATGACTGAAGCAGGAGAGGAAGATggggatgatgatgatgacgactTCAATGATGATGAGGCGGTCAAGATGTTTCGTCGGCAGAAGGTTGATGAATCAGTCAAGGAGGCTATGTCAAGAGTGTTGTCCATGGTAGACTCTCCTGAAGCAAGGATGCAATACCGTCGAATGCTTGAGGAATTTCGACAAGCCACT GCTGAATAG
- the LOC102716126 gene encoding mediator of RNA polymerase II transcription subunit 30 has protein sequence MATAAARRRQEMAAEGQRHLEETIAAAFQILSSMNDELCNPSLWSSSSHSPAAAGGGLHHHHNHAGPPPPLHSADSDAPDAAGGGPGGAPGSGGSLDEARHRYKVAVSALRASIAAVSSCAQEMGSTEHSADQAEIERLEEHASSLRKEIESKNKHVKLLIDQLRDLISDISMWQSPCSV, from the exons AtggccaccgcggcggcgcggcggcggcaggagatggcggcggaggggcaGCGCCACCTCGAGGagaccatcgccgccgcgttccAGATCCTCTCATCCATGAACGACGAGCTCTGCAACCCGTCGCTctggtcctcctcctcccactcccccgccgccgctggcggcgggctacaccaccaccacaaccaCGCTGGcccccctccgccgctgcaCTCCGCGGACTCCGACgcccccgacgccgccgggggTGGGCCCGGTGGCGCGCCGGGCTCCGGCGGGTCGCTCGACGAGGCCAGGCACCGGTACAAGGTCGCCGTCTCGGCGCTCCGCgcgtccatcgccgccgtgtcgTCGTGTGCCCAG GAGATGGGATCGACAGAACACAGTGCTGATCAAGCTGAGATTGAGAGATTGGAAGAACATGCATCTTCTTTGAGAAAG GAAATTGAAAGCAAAAACAAGCATGTAAAGCTTCTCATAGACCAACTCCGTGATTTAATATCGGACATATCAATGTGGCAGAGTCCTTGTTCAGTGTGA
- the LOC102716407 gene encoding protein NUCLEAR FUSION DEFECTIVE 4-like has product MGKVGERWRAFSTNRWLVFVAAMWLQSMAGIGYLFGAISPVVKAALGYNQRQVAALGVAKDLGDCVGFLAGSLSATLPAWAMLLIGAAQNFLGYGWLWLIVTRQVPALPLSMMCLLIFVGTNGETYFNTASLVTCIQNFPKSRGPTVGILKGFAGLSSAILTQLYTVLHTPDHATLVFMVAVGPSLVAIGLMFVIRPVGGHRQVRPSDNNSFMFIYTICLLLASYLVGVMLVQDFVQLSDNVVVFVTVVLFILLILPIAIPLTLTFLSKTENPIEEALLAEPSKGQASTSQEKEPDVFLSEVDEEKPKEIDSLPPSERRKRIAELQARLVQAAARGGVRIRKRPHRGENFTLMQALVKADFWLIWLSLLLGSGSGLTVIDNLGQMSQAVGFKDAHIFVSLTSIWNFLGRVGGGYFSENIVRERTYPRHIALAFAQILMAAGHFLFAMAWPGTMYVGTFLVGLGYGAHWAIVPAAVSELFGVKHFGAMYNFLTAANPTGSLIFSGVIASNLYDYEAEKQAHHQSSWSGQSLRNMNLLAEGPLKCEGPVCFFVSSLIMSAFCIVGAGLSLIVVHRTKRVYANLYRAVRT; this is encoded by the exons ATGGGGAAGGTCGGGGAGAGGTGGAGGGCGTTCTCGACGAACAGATGGCTGGTGTTCGTGGCGGCAATGTGGCTGCAGTCCATGGCCGGGATCGGGTACCTCTTCGGCGCCATCTCGCCGGTGGTCAAGGCCGCGCTGGGTTACAACCAGCGGCAGGTGGCGGCGCTCGGCGTCGCCAAGGACCTCGGGGACTGCGTCGGCTTCCTCGCCGGGTCGCTCTCCGCCACGCTGCCGGCGTGGGCGATGCTGCTCATCGGCGCCGCTCAGAACTTCCTCGGCTACGGCTGGCTGTGGCTCATCGTCACCAGGCAGGTGCCGGCGCTGCCCCTCTCCATG ATGTGTCTTCTTATCTTTGTTGGAACCAATGGTGAGACATACTTCAACACAGCTTCACTTGTGACATGCATTCAGAACTTCCCAAAGAGCAGGGGCCCTACAGTGGGTATCCTTAAAGGATTCGCCGGCCTTAGCAGCGCTATTCTGACTCAACTGTATACAGTATTGCACACACCTGACCACGCCACACTTGTCTTCATGGTGGCAGTTGGGCCATCATTGGTTGCCATTGGCCTGATGTTTGTTATTAGGCCTGTTGGAGGTCACCGTCAGGTGCGGCCATCCGACAATAACAGCTTCATGTTCATCTACACCATTTGTTTGCTCCTTGCTTCCTATCTAGTCGGTGTCATGCTCGTTCAAGATTTCGTGCAACTGAGTGACAATGTGGTTGTTTTTGTCACGGTAGTTCTTTTCATCCTGCTTATTTTACCAATTGCAATTCCTCTGACCTTGACATTTTTGTCGAAAACTGAAAATCCAATTGAGGAGGCACTACTTGCTGAACCATCAAAAGGACAGGCAAGTACTTCACAAGAAAAGGAGCCAGATGTATTTTTAAGTGAGGTTGATGAGGAGAAACCTAAAGAAATTGACTCGTTACCCCCATCTgaaaggaggaagaggatTGCAGAATTACAGGCCAGGCTAGTGCAAGCTGCAGCACGAGGTGGCGTTAGAATCAGGAAGCGTCCTCACCGTGGGGAGAACTTCACCCTGATGCAGGCATTGGTCAAGGCTGATTTTTGGCTAATTTGGTTATCACTTCTTCTTGGCTCGGGATCAGGGTTGACGGTGATCGACAATCTGGGTCAGATGAGTCAGGCTGTTGGATTCAAGGATGcacatatatttgtttcattGACGAGCATATGGAATTTCCTTGGTCGTGTCGGAGGTGGCTACTTCTCAGAGAATATTGTGAG agAACGTACATACCCAAGACACATAGCACTGGCTTTTGCTCAGATTCTGATGGCTGCTGGCCATTTTCTCTTTGCAATGGCTTGGCCTGGAACTATGTATGTGGGAACCTTCTTGGTTGGGCTTGGATATGGAGCTCATTGGGCTATTGTGCCAGCTGCTGTCTCTGAACTTTTTGGAGTAAAACACTTTGGGGCGATGTACAATTTTCTCACAGCAGCAAACCCCACAGGGTCACTGATCTTCTCAGGAGTTATTGCTAGTAACTTGTATGACTATGAAGCTGAGAAACAAGCACACCACCAGAGTTCTTGGTCTGGACAGTCACTTCGCAACATGAACTTGCTCGCAGAGGGGCCTCTGAAGTGTGAAGGACCTGTTTGCTTCTTTGTCAGCTCACTGATCATGTCAGCATTTTGCATTGTTGGAGCTGGCCTGAGCTTAATTGTTGTTCACAGGACCAAACGAGTGTATGCTAACCTCTACCGAGCTGTCCGGACTTGA
- the LOC102711249 gene encoding uncharacterized protein LOC102711249, which yields MNVDYNMDEALKARGVAESRFHARDIRGARKYAIKAQNLCPSLEGISQMVSTLEVHLAAESKIDGESDWYRILSLSAFADEEEVKKQYRKLALQLHPDKNKSVGAEEAFKLISEAWSVLSDNSKKVVYDQKRKDHSVVNVTNGMYTYDKKANKRARKNAAAAAAAAAAAAAAAAEATTRPAGVDTFWTSCNRCRMQYEYLRVYLNHNLLCPNCHHAFLAVETGFPCNGSSSSFSWSTKQQPQNNNSTKHAYSSTSRSSSIPGTGHGGYQQDGTYDSYNNQSFQWNQYSKTTPTAGTNSYSTQALEKPKRKHDESYNYNYSASGNSYGHERATSRRGRFSKRRRHSNDGYTTMDFGGDNRETVTASTETTAFADVAVAHVNGNSVEKLRSAVSGRRANVLREISQIDTRALLIEKAKATIQEKLQEWNISSSLHADRGKSQGKVYPSDNNIKQNGVLFDKHVKGLKQCSSRSVDIQASTADEKNPEQRRVPVSIDVPDPDFHDFDKDRTERAFDSDQVWATYDSEDGMPRLYAMVQKVLSMRPFRIRMSFLNSKSNSELAPISWVASGFQKTCGDFRVGRYQISETVNIFSHKVSWTKGPRGIIRIVPQKGDTWALYRNWSPDWNELTPDDVIYKYEIVEVIDDFTEEQGLTVIPLLKVAGFKAVFHRHMDPTEARRIPKEELFRFSHRVPSRLLTGEEGNNAPKGCHELDPAATPVDLLKVITEVTEDATTQPAK from the coding sequence ATGAACGTGGACTACAATATGGATGAGGCTCTCAAAGCGAGAGGTGTTGCGGAGAGCAGGTTTCATGCGCGGGACATCAGGGGCGCACGCAAGTACGCGATCAAGGCGCAGAATCTCTGCCCATCTCTTGAAGGAATATCTCAGATGGTGTCGACACTGGAGGTTCATCTTGCTGCTGAGTCCAAGATTGATGGAGAGAGTGACTGGTACCGGATCTTGTCTTTAAGTGCCTTTGCAGATGAAGAGGAAGTGAAGAAACAATACAGGAAGCTAGCTCTCCAGCTGCACCCTGACAAGAACAAGTCCGTTGGTGCCGAGGAGGCCTTTAAACTTATCTCTGAGGCATGGAGTGTGTTGTCCGACAATAGTAAGAAGGTAGTTTATGATCAGAAGAGGAAGGATCATTCTGTTGTCAATGTAACCAATGGCATGTATACTTATGATAAGAAGGCAAACAAGAGAGCTCGAAAGAATgctgcagccgccgccgctgcggctgcggccgctgcagctgctgctgctgaggcTACTACACGTCCTGCTGGGGTTGATACCTTCTGGACATCCTGCAATCGCTGCCGGATGCAGTATGAGTACTTGAGAGTTTATCTTAACCATAATCTCCTGTGTCCAAACTGCCATCATGCATTTTTGGCAGTAGAGACTGGATTTCCTTGCAATGGGAGCAGTTCTTCATTCTCCTGGTCAACCAAACAGCAGCCGCAGAATAACAATTCCACCAAGCATGCATATAGCTCAACAAGCAGGAGTTCTAGCATTCCAGGGACAGGCCATGGGGGATACCAGCAAGATGGTACTTATGATTCCTACAACAACCAAAGCTTCCAGTGGAATCAGTACTCCAAGACAACACCTACAGCTGGTACAAATTCTTACAGTACCCAGGCTTTGGAgaaaccaaaaagaaaacatgacgAGAGTTACAACTACAACTATTCTGCTAGTGGCAATTCATATGGCCATGAGAGAGCTACTTCAAGGCGTGGCCGCTTTTCTAAGAGGAGAAGGCATAGTAATGATGGTTACACTACTATGGATTTTGGTGGAGATAACAGAGAAACTGTAACTGCCAGCACAGAAACAACTGCTTTCGCTGATGTGGCAGTGGCACACGTTAATGGTAATTCAGTGGAAAAGTTGAGATCTGCAGTGAGTGGAAGAAGAGCTAATGTTTTGAGAGAGATTTCTCAAATTGATACGCGAGCTCTACTTATTGAGAAAGCCAAGGCTACCATCCAGGAAAAGTTACAGGAGTGGAACATCTCATCTTCGCTGCATGCAGATAGGGGAAAGTCGCAAGGAAAAGTATACCCCAGTGATAACAACATAAAGCAGAATGGGGTCCTCTTCGACAAACATGTCAAAGGGCTCAAGCAatgcagctcaagaagtgttgACATCCAAGCATCTACGGCTGATGAAAAGAATCCAGAACAGAGGCGTGTACCAGTGTCAATTGATGTCCCAGATCCTGACTTCCATGATTTCGACAAGGATCGCACTGAGCGAGCTTTTGATAGTGATCAAGTATGGGCTACATATGATAGTGAAGATGGTATGCCTCGTCTATATGCAATGGTGCAGAAAGTTCTTTCAATGCGACCTTTCAGGATTCGCATGAGTTTCCTCAACTCCAAGTCCAACAGTGAACTGGCACCCATAAGCTGGGTTGCCTCTGGTTTCCAAAAGACATGCGGTGATTTCAGAGTTGGGAGATACCAGATTTCTGAAACGGTCAATATATTTTCGCACAAAGTCAGCTGGACTAAAGGCCCCCGTGGGATTATCAGAATTGTTCCCCAGAAAGGTGATACATGGGCTTTATACCGAAACTGGTCTCCTGATTGGAATGAACTAACACCTGATGATGTTATATATAAGTATGAGATAGTAGAAGTTATTGATGATTTTACTGAGGAGCAAGGGCTGACAGTCATCCCATTGCTGAAGGTTGCTGGTTTCAAAGCTGTGTTCCATAGGCACATGGATCCCACAGAGGCCAGGAGAATACCAAAGGAAGAGCTTTTCCGATTCTCACATCGGGTTCCGTCTCGCCTGCTGACTGGGGAAGAAGGCAACAATGCCCCGAAAGGTTGTCATGAGCTGGACCCTGCAGCAACTCCAGTGGACCTTCTTAAGGTTATTACAGAAGTTACGGAAGATGCAACCACACAACCTGCTAAGTAG